In the genome of Noviherbaspirillum saxi, the window ACCCGTTTCCCGCCGGAACCCAATGGTTACCTGCATATCGGCCATGCCAAGGCGATCTGCGTCGACTTCGGCATCGCGCGCGATTTCGGCGGGCGCTGCCATATGCGTTTCGACGATACCAACCCGACCAAGGAAGAGCAGGAATACGTCGACACCATCCTCGATTCCGTCAAGTGGCTGGGCTTCGACTGGAAGGATAAAAGCGGGGAACATTTGTATTTCGCCAGCGATTATTTTGACAAGTTCTATGAAATCGCCGAATACCTGATCACCGCTGGACATGCTTACGTCGACAGCCAGAGCGCCGACGACATGGCGAAAAATCGCGGCAACTTCGGCGAACCCGGCAAGAATTCGCCGTTCCGCGACCGTCCGGCGACAGAGTCGCTGGACCTGTTCCGTCGCATGAAGGCAGGCGAATTCAAGGATGGCGAACATATCGTGCGCGCCAAGATCGACATGGCTTCGCCCAACATGAACATGCGCGATCCGGCCATCTACCGTATCCGCCATGCGCACCATCACCGCACCGGCGACAAATGGTGCATCTATCCGATGTACGACTATGCGCATCCTCTGGAAGATGCGATTGAGAACATCAGTCATTCATTCTGCACACTAGAATTCCAGGATCATCGGCCGTTCTATGACTGGGTGCTTGAACGCGCGGCGGAAGGCGGCTTCTTCAAGCGTCCGCTGCCCGACCAAACGGAATTCGCCCGCCTGAACCTGACGTATGCCATCACCAGCAAGCGCAAGCTGCGCCAGCTGATCGATGAAAACATCGTCGACGGCTGGGACGATCCGCGCATGCCCACCATCGTCGGCATCCGCCGCCGCGGCTTTACGCCGGAATCGGTACAACTGTTCTGCGAGCGCGTCGGCGTCGCCAAGTCCGACAGCTGGATCGACATGAGCACGCTGGAAGGCGCGCTGCGCGACGACCTCGATGAGAAAGCGCCGCGCGCGACTGCGGTGCTGCGCCCCTTGAAGCTCATCATTGACAATTTCCCCGACAACCTGGTCGACGAATGCAGCGCCCCGGTTCATCCGCATCATCCGGACCGTGGGCATCGCCACTTCCCGATCACCAAGGAATTGTGGATCGAAGCCGAAGACTTCATGGAAACCCCGAGCAAGGGATATTTCCGGCTCTTCCCTGGCAACAAGGTACGTCTGCGCTATGGCTATGTGGTCGAATGCACCGGTTGCGACAAGGATGCCGACGGCAAGGTGATCGCGGTCCATTGCAATTACTTCGCCGACAGCAAGAGCGGCACCGAAGGCGCGAACAATTACAAGGTCAAGGGCAATATCCACTGGGTCAGTGCGACGCATGCGCTGGAAGCCCAGGTGCGCCTGTACGACCGGCTGTTCACCGATCCGCATCCGGATGCAGGTGGAAAAGACTTCAAGCTGGCATTGAATCCGAATGCGAAGGAAGTGATCACCGCGTATCTGGAACACGGAATGAAAGCCGCGCTGCCGGACCAGAAGTTCCAGTTTGAACGGCATGGCTATTTCGTTGCGGATCGCGTGGATTCACAACCCGGCAAACCGGTATTCAACCGCGTCGTGACATTGAAGGATTCTTGGGGTAAGTAACAGCGACTTCGAGTTTCTTTGCGACTGAGGCAAATCGGCAGCGCAAGACGCCGTAGAGAAATCGGGCACCGCGATGGTGCCCTTTTTTGTATCGGTACGTAAGCACAGCCCCCAAACGTATAAACGAATATTCTTGCAAAGGACCCCGCAATGGACGACAGCTTGACCAAAGACGAATATGAAGCACTCTTCCAGATCACCAAGCTAAAAAGAGGCGAACGGCCGAACGCATGCGTGGCCAGAAACACCAAACGTCTTATCGGACTGAAATACGCAACGCACCAGAAGGATGGGCAACTCGTCCTGACCGAAAAAGGTCAGCAGACTTTATTTATCAAGCGCTGCATCGATGGCCTGCGCGCGGTCGCAAACGACCCGCTCGCCAAGCTCGACCCGGGGGTCGTCACCTTCCTGTCCAAGAAGGGGCACATTACACCGCGCCCTTCTTCCGATGGCCATGACCTCACGCCGCGGGGGCGTGAATCGCTGGCGGATATTGACTCCAAGGATGATTAGAGCAATCAGATTGAAAGCAGTCAGATGGATGAAGCCGTAAGCAACTCGAGCGCACTCACCAGGCGCGAAAAATTTACCGGCTTGGCCATATGCTTATCAAAGCCGGCGTCCAGAGCGCGCTGAACATCTTCCTGCCCGCTGTATCCGGTTAGCGCAATGAGACGCATGTCCCGCGAGTGAATGTCGGCACGCAGGCGCTTTGCAACCTCGTAGCCAGTCAAATCCGGCAAGCCAATGTCAATGACGGCGACATCGGGACAATACATGGCGGCCAGTTCAAGGCCCCGCATTCCGTTTTCGGCCTGGATTACATGGTAATCGGATAGCTGCAACATGGTGGAAGTCATCTCGCGCGCATCCGGGTTATCCTCGATCAGCAGTACTTTTGCTCGTCGCTTGTCTGCCAATGTGGAGAGCGTTGATTCAGTATGTGACGCCAAGATTGCACACATCGGCAAATGAACGGTTGCGGTACTTCCATGGCCCATGCCCAAACTCGTCAGGCTGATGCTTCCGCCATGTAACTCGACGAGCTTCCGCACCAGCGTAAGGCCGATGCCCAAGCCACCCTGCGACCGGTCAAGAGAGCGCTCTCCCTGCACGAAGGGCTCAAACACGCGATCGATCAGACTGGCTGACATGCCGATGCCGTTATCGGATACGGTGAGAACGGCTTCTCCTGCCTTGACCTCTACCGAGATCGAAATTACGCCTCTGCTCGGGGTGTACCTGAGTGCATTGGTAAGGAGATTACTGATAATCTGTTCGAGTCGCGTCGGGTCGGCGTCCACCAGAACCTGCTCAAGCGACACGGCGATGAAGTGGTCTGCGGTCCGACCCGCAGTTTCAAGGGCAGCAAGACACGTCTTCACCGCATCGGCCAAGTCGATCTGCTGTTTTTGAAGCGAGATCTTTCCCGCCAACATGCGCGCAGCGTCAAGCAGGTCATCCACGATGCGGTTCAAATGTACGGTTTGACGACTAATGATGTCGTAGGCATTCGTTGCCTTTTCCGACGTCGGGCCAACTAATTGCACTACTTTTACGCCCGCGCTGATTGCACTGAGCGGATTGCGCAGTTCATGGCCGAGCATCGCCAGGAAATCGTCTTTCGACCGGTTCTGTTCTTCCGCAAGCTGTCGCGCGCTTCGTTCGCTGTCAAGGAGCCTGGAACGCTCCGCAGCGGCGGCCTGGGATGCTTCGTACAGGCGGGCATTGTCGACTGCAACGGCGGCCTGCGCGGCAATACCGACCAGGATACGCTCGGTGCGCTCGGTGAATATCCCAGGCTCGGGATGCCCGAAAAAGAGTCCTCCTATGACTTCCCCGGAACGCGACACCACGGGAACCGCGAGGTAGCTGCGCACCGGCAGGTGACCTGGCGGCATGCCATGATGAGGAGGCCATTTACCGTAGCGAGGATCATGCACGATATCGTCGCTACGGATGGGCGGTTCGCCTCGAAAGGTAGGGCCAAACAATGCGGTGACGCGTGGATGACCGAGTTGTTCAAAGGCTTCCCGCGACGCCCCGGAAAGCGTGTACAGCATCAGCACTTCGCCGCCGTCTCCTTTGCTGTTATGAAAAAAGGCGCCGAATTTTGCACCGCTGAGTTCCGTCGCGGCATCCGTGATTTCCTGCAGCAGCGATTCCAGCTTCAAATGCGACGCGATCGCGGTGCCGGTCTTGTTGAGCAATTCCAGGATACGGCCCTCTTCGCGTAGCGCGAACTCGACGCGACGCTGCTGGGTAACATCCCGGAAGGTCCAGACCCGACCTACGCTGGCGCCGTCGACGACCTGAAGCCGTGAATACCGCTCGCAAATCCTGCCGTCGGAAAGCGGCAAAATGTCGACGCTTTCGGTCGGAGAATGGGAATGAATGCTCTCTTCTTTCGCCAGAAAGCTATACGGGTCCAGACACTGCGCCGCCATGGAGTCCTGGAGCAATCGATACAGCTTCTGTTGAAGAATCACGGGTGAGATCCGCCAGAAGGCAACGAATTTCTCATTGAAGTCGATCACCGTACCAGCATTGTCGGTAACGAGAATGCCATCTGTCGTTGCTTCGAGCGTAGCCCGCACCATTGCAAGCGAATGAGCTAGTTCGCTGGTCTTTTTTTCCAGCGCTGCCTTTGCCTGCAGCAATTCTTCTTCGGCGCGCTGGCGTGCGGCGAGAATCGTCTGCGCATTCTGCAGCGCGACTGAACGCAGCAAATTCTCTTCGTTATCATTGTTTTCCATTACTTCGCGCTCAATATCTCCGAAGCAAGGCGCGTTCCGGCCACCCGTGCCGCAATCTTTGCAAAAGCCGTATCGCGACTGGTCGAGGTATCGTCGCAAAACGGGGAAAAGCCGCAGTCATCCGTGGTACCCAGCTGTGAAAGCGGAATATATTTCGCGGCCTCAAGAACGCGATCGCACACTTCCTGTGCGGTTTCAATGCGCGGATCAAGGGGATCAATCACGCCGACGAAGATGTGCTGGTCCGGCTTCATGTAACGCTGGATGATGCGAAGCACCCGTTCGCGATCCGCTTCTCTTGCCAGCGCGATGTAGAAATTTCCCGCTTTAAGCTCGAACAGGCTAGGAAGGAGCTCGGCGTAATCGACATCAGCGCTATGCGTTGAATCGCGATCGCCACCCGGGCAGGTATGCACGCCGATGCGTCTGCGGTCTTCCGGCGAAAAGCGCGACAACGCCAGATTGTTCAAATCAATAAAGCTGTTGAGAAGATTTCCAGATGGATCAATCTTCATTGCCAGCCGACCTTCGGTGAAATCGATTTGCACACGATACGCGCCTTTTCCCAGGCAACGCCTGACTTCCATTTCATGTTCGTGCAGCAATTCGTCGATAAATTGCTCGCGCGGATAATCAGGAATACCTTCGGCCGGATACATCAGGCTCAGCGCAGAAGGCGAAATGACAGCTTGCTTCAGGGGGGTCTTGGTATATCGCATCGCAGCTTCGACATAGTCGTCCGCGTACTGCTTGTAGCGGAATGGTCCTGCGGTCAGGCGTGGCATACGCCGGGTATGTCCAGCCGTGAAAGGTATGCGAAACCCGTCGGGAGCGGTATTCGGCAAACCATGAACGCAGTACGTCCAGAAGTTATGGAATTTCTTTTGCTCCCCGTCAGTGATGACAGGCGAACCGGTTTCTTCGAAGCGTGCAATGGTTTCCCGTATGGCAGTTTCATAGGCGTCGTCAAGCAATACCGATGTCCCTTCCTGTCGTTCAAGCGCTTCGATCAGCCATAAAGGCCGTGGGATGCTGCCAATCGGTTCGGTAGGGATGATCATGTCTGCCTTCAAGTATTCAGCTGGCAAATTATACCGATCTCGCTTCTATGGTGTATTTAACAAGCATTCGGCTTTTGCCGTCTTGAATGAGGGAAATGCAATTTTATGCACCACAGGAAAATACCTGCTCCGGATCATGCATGGCAATGATGGCAACCCTATAAAGCTTGCTGAAATGAGCGCCCGCTTGCCAGGCGCGCATGCCTCAATGCAATGCCGATTGTGGCCAGAACTCCTGGTTGTTGTCCTGGCCGTGAATTCCTGAGTCAGCGTCGCGCCAACATCCAGTTGTGAAAGTCATGTGCCGACAGCGGCGGACTGTAATAATACCCTTGTACCACGTCGCAGTGCTGCGCATGCAAAAAACTGAGTTGATCCTGATTTTCGACGCCTTCGGCCACGACCGTCAGATGCAGCGCGCGACCAATATTGATCACTGCGGATGCCAATTCCCGATCGTCCTTATTGCTCGCCAGATGATGCACAAAACTCTGGTCCAGTTTCAGTTCATGTACGGGAAAACGTTTCAGGTAACTGAGGCTCGAATAGCCGGTGCCGAAATCGTCCACCGCAAGCTTGACGCCGAGTTCGTGTATTGCCTTGAGAGGCTGCGCATCGTCCTGGATCATGCTGCTTTCGGTAATTTCGAGGATCAGTGACGAGGGTTCCAGCGCGTAACACTGCAGGATTTGCGCAATGGTCTCAGGCAAGTCTTTCTGGACCAGCTGCCGTGCCGATACATTCACTGCGACGGAAGGCACGTCCAGCCCGTCGGCACGCCATTGCGCCAGCTGACGGCAGGCTTCATCCAGCACCCAGTTGCCGAGTTCGCCAATCAAACCGCAATCTTCCGCGACCGGAATGAAACGCACCGGCGATACCACGCCCAGTTCCGGGTCATACCAGCGCGCCAGCGCTTCGACGCCATATACCGTGCCGTGCCGCAGATCGATCTTGGGCTGGTAGTAGACACTCAACCGATGGTCCGCGATTGCTCTACGCAGTGCATGCTCCAGCACCACAGACTGCTGAATCGAGGCATTCAGTTCGCGACTGAAGAATCGATAGTTGCTTCGGCCGGCACTCTTGGACTGATGCATTGCCATATCCGCATAGCGCAACAGGGATTCGAAGTCGGTCGCGTCGTCCGGGTACAGACTGATGCCGATACTGGCTGAACTGGTAAACGTGCGGTCCTCGATCCGTACCGGCCGGGCGGCAATCTCGAGCAGCCGTTGTGCCAGATGCGCGGCCTGCAGACTGTCGCACAGCGGCAGTACCAGCACGAATTCATCGCTGCCGAGCCGGCTCATGGTATCGGCCTGCCGCACCACGTTATTGAACTGCTCTGCCATCATCCTCAGGAACTGATCGCCGCCGCTATGGCCGAGCGCATCGTTGATGACTTTAAACCGGTCCAGGTCGACAAACAGGATTGCAAGCTGGGTGCCGGTATGCGCGGCATTGGCAAGCGCCACCGCCGCACGGTCGCGCAGCAGTTTTCTGTTCGGCAGGCCCGTCAGCGAATCGTAAAATGCAAGGTCGTGCAACTTCTTGTCTGCTTCATTGCGCTCGATCGCGATGCCAGTCAGATGGGTGCAGACGGCGACCAACTGCTTGTGGAATTCCGATGGCTCGCGCGGTTCGCGAAAGTACACCGCGAACGTGCCGAGCACGCCGCCATCACGCGATTTGATCGGGCTCGACCAGGAGGCGACCAGTCCAATCGGCAAAACCATGTCGCGGTAATTTTTCCATAGCGGATCGGTCGCGATATCGCTGACTTCCACCGGCTGGTTGAAGTAAAGCGCAGTTCCGCAGGAACCGGCATCGGGGCCGATCTGCGCCCCCTCGAGCGCTTGCGCATAGCTTTGCGGAATACTGGGAGCCGCGACCACATGCACACGGTCCTGCTCATCGAGCAGCATGATGGAACAGAGCAGTTCCGGAGCAATTTTTTCCACATCTCGGCAGAGCTGGTTGAGGAGCTTGTCAAGCGACTCGCCGCGCGCAACGGCAACTAGCAGATTGTGCTGGAGCAGGAACAATTCCTCGGTTCTTACGCGCGTTACAATTCCTTGCAAGAACACGGCGAACCTCGTCGATCCGCCAACGTCGATGAGTTGGAAATGTGCCTCTGCCGAGGCGCTTCCCCGATTGTCCATCCGGATCGTGACTTGTAACTGCTTTGATTTTTCTGCTGTGACGGATTTGCTGAGTTCCTTCCACGCCGTGGAATCCAGTTCGACGATGTAAGCCCAGATCGGTTTTCCGATCATTGCCTCTACGGTAGCCCCGGTCAGGTGCATGGATGCGTCATTGGCATGCGTAATGATGCCGTCTGCACCAAGCCACAGAATGCCAAGCGCACATTGTTCGACCGGCAGCTGAAATGAGTCTTGCATCCTGTCGTCCCTCGGCTTCAGGTAACGGAGGTCATGACGCCTGTGTGATAACTGGGGCCGAACAGCGGCGCAACAAGCATTCAAGCAGGCCCTTGATGCATGCTTCAGCCAAGGAAGCGCCGTGGGCGCGTGGTGTCATAACGCGATACCAAGTTTATGACCGCACCCGAAAATCTATGTTCCAACCGGCACCGTGAAAATACCAATAACGCGTTGGGAGACATCTCCACCTTTCTCTATTCTCTCCAGTCGGAAAATGGTTTCCATGTGTAAACGGTGACGCCGGTTTCACGCGAGATGATTTACCCGTCAAAAACCAGGACTTGCCGGTACTATCGGATGTAGCGCAAATGCATCGTGAAAAATGTCTGTCAATAACACTCTCTTTACTCATAAGCAGCCAGCCGCAATTGCTCTTCCGGCGTAAAGCCGCTCTGGCGCAACTGTTCAAGTGCCGTGGCGCGGTTCGCCTCCGACAATGGCATCGCAGCATTCAATATGCACTGACGTTGCGAGCGGTAATCGGCGATCCTCTTGTTCCAGCTTTCCTCGTCCCGATCAAGCTCCGATAACCTCGCGGCGGCTTCCGGATTCAATGCCGCAGCACGCGCACGGTAAATCTCGTCTTCGCTTGCGCCGCTATTGCGCATGTTCGCGATCGATTGTTCCAGTCTGACGATTTTCATCGGTTCTTCCCTTGCATCGCGCAGTGCCGGCGCGAGCGATGCATCGAGTGCGGCAAGCCGAATTTGTTTTTCCTCGCTTGTCAGCGATTGATCCTGCCGAATTTCGAGACGTGCGATCGCATCGAGCGCACCCGCGTCTTCCATTGCGAACATGGCCTCGATTTCCTGCTGCGAAAAAAAGCGCAGCCTGACTTCCTGCATCGCCGCGAAGCGTTGCCGTACGGCCGTGCCGCCGACCGCACCGGAAACCGGCTTGGTGTCGA includes:
- a CDS encoding glutamine--tRNA ligase/YqeY domain fusion protein, with protein sequence MSNDPKNTSKPAAATEHAPASNFLRGIIEADNASGKYANRSDALGRPLPAVVTRFPPEPNGYLHIGHAKAICVDFGIARDFGGRCHMRFDDTNPTKEEQEYVDTILDSVKWLGFDWKDKSGEHLYFASDYFDKFYEIAEYLITAGHAYVDSQSADDMAKNRGNFGEPGKNSPFRDRPATESLDLFRRMKAGEFKDGEHIVRAKIDMASPNMNMRDPAIYRIRHAHHHRTGDKWCIYPMYDYAHPLEDAIENISHSFCTLEFQDHRPFYDWVLERAAEGGFFKRPLPDQTEFARLNLTYAITSKRKLRQLIDENIVDGWDDPRMPTIVGIRRRGFTPESVQLFCERVGVAKSDSWIDMSTLEGALRDDLDEKAPRATAVLRPLKLIIDNFPDNLVDECSAPVHPHHPDRGHRHFPITKELWIEAEDFMETPSKGYFRLFPGNKVRLRYGYVVECTGCDKDADGKVIAVHCNYFADSKSGTEGANNYKVKGNIHWVSATHALEAQVRLYDRLFTDPHPDAGGKDFKLALNPNAKEVITAYLEHGMKAALPDQKFQFERHGYFVADRVDSQPGKPVFNRVVTLKDSWGK
- a CDS encoding lipase secretion chaperone, whose protein sequence is MSRITLKVWHGAAAISAALMLWLALMPREELAPMQASPEPNLFAFVRSLEGTRPDGNLQIDGGDLVVSAELVRMFDYYLAATGEKPLQAIRAEIEHDIDTRLKGRAAEQARQLLTRYVDYKHALLDIDTKPVSGAVGGTAVRQRFAAMQEVRLRFFSQQEIEAMFAMEDAGALDAIARLEIRQDQSLTSEEKQIRLAALDASLAPALRDAREEPMKIVRLEQSIANMRNSGASEDEIYRARAAALNPEAAARLSELDRDEESWNKRIADYRSQRQCILNAAMPLSEANRATALEQLRQSGFTPEEQLRLAAYE
- a CDS encoding ATP-binding protein, which produces MENNDNEENLLRSVALQNAQTILAARQRAEEELLQAKAALEKKTSELAHSLAMVRATLEATTDGILVTDNAGTVIDFNEKFVAFWRISPVILQQKLYRLLQDSMAAQCLDPYSFLAKEESIHSHSPTESVDILPLSDGRICERYSRLQVVDGASVGRVWTFRDVTQQRRVEFALREEGRILELLNKTGTAIASHLKLESLLQEITDAATELSGAKFGAFFHNSKGDGGEVLMLYTLSGASREAFEQLGHPRVTALFGPTFRGEPPIRSDDIVHDPRYGKWPPHHGMPPGHLPVRSYLAVPVVSRSGEVIGGLFFGHPEPGIFTERTERILVGIAAQAAVAVDNARLYEASQAAAAERSRLLDSERSARQLAEEQNRSKDDFLAMLGHELRNPLSAISAGVKVVQLVGPTSEKATNAYDIISRQTVHLNRIVDDLLDAARMLAGKISLQKQQIDLADAVKTCLAALETAGRTADHFIAVSLEQVLVDADPTRLEQIISNLLTNALRYTPSRGVISISVEVKAGEAVLTVSDNGIGMSASLIDRVFEPFVQGERSLDRSQGGLGIGLTLVRKLVELHGGSISLTSLGMGHGSTATVHLPMCAILASHTESTLSTLADKRRAKVLLIEDNPDAREMTSTMLQLSDYHVIQAENGMRGLELAAMYCPDVAVIDIGLPDLTGYEVAKRLRADIHSRDMRLIALTGYSGQEDVQRALDAGFDKHMAKPVNFSRLVSALELLTASSI
- a CDS encoding 5-methyltetrahydropteroyltriglutamate--homocysteine methyltransferase encodes the protein MIIPTEPIGSIPRPLWLIEALERQEGTSVLLDDAYETAIRETIARFEETGSPVITDGEQKKFHNFWTYCVHGLPNTAPDGFRIPFTAGHTRRMPRLTAGPFRYKQYADDYVEAAMRYTKTPLKQAVISPSALSLMYPAEGIPDYPREQFIDELLHEHEMEVRRCLGKGAYRVQIDFTEGRLAMKIDPSGNLLNSFIDLNNLALSRFSPEDRRRIGVHTCPGGDRDSTHSADVDYAELLPSLFELKAGNFYIALAREADRERVLRIIQRYMKPDQHIFVGVIDPLDPRIETAQEVCDRVLEAAKYIPLSQLGTTDDCGFSPFCDDTSTSRDTAFAKIAARVAGTRLASEILSAK
- a CDS encoding EAL domain-containing protein; translation: MQDSFQLPVEQCALGILWLGADGIITHANDASMHLTGATVEAMIGKPIWAYIVELDSTAWKELSKSVTAEKSKQLQVTIRMDNRGSASAEAHFQLIDVGGSTRFAVFLQGIVTRVRTEELFLLQHNLLVAVARGESLDKLLNQLCRDVEKIAPELLCSIMLLDEQDRVHVVAAPSIPQSYAQALEGAQIGPDAGSCGTALYFNQPVEVSDIATDPLWKNYRDMVLPIGLVASWSSPIKSRDGGVLGTFAVYFREPREPSEFHKQLVAVCTHLTGIAIERNEADKKLHDLAFYDSLTGLPNRKLLRDRAAVALANAAHTGTQLAILFVDLDRFKVINDALGHSGGDQFLRMMAEQFNNVVRQADTMSRLGSDEFVLVLPLCDSLQAAHLAQRLLEIAARPVRIEDRTFTSSASIGISLYPDDATDFESLLRYADMAMHQSKSAGRSNYRFFSRELNASIQQSVVLEHALRRAIADHRLSVYYQPKIDLRHGTVYGVEALARWYDPELGVVSPVRFIPVAEDCGLIGELGNWVLDEACRQLAQWRADGLDVPSVAVNVSARQLVQKDLPETIAQILQCYALEPSSLILEITESSMIQDDAQPLKAIHELGVKLAVDDFGTGYSSLSYLKRFPVHELKLDQSFVHHLASNKDDRELASAVINIGRALHLTVVAEGVENQDQLSFLHAQHCDVVQGYYYSPPLSAHDFHNWMLARR